One window of the Zea mays cultivar B73 chromosome 3, Zm-B73-REFERENCE-NAM-5.0, whole genome shotgun sequence genome contains the following:
- the LOC103651308 gene encoding L-type lectin-domain containing receptor kinase SIT2 — translation MIVPPSSALCLSVLFLLAVSCSADDVDFIYQGFQHANLTLDGSASVLHGGALQLTNDSNRLVGHAFHGSPVRFLEVGGGGRPPSSFSTAFVLDIVTVGSGGGHGLAFVVAPSTVLPGASPEVYLGVLGPTTNGNPANHVLAVEFDTVLDLELNDTNGNHVGVDVNSLVSNVSEPVAYYAGGNAKVPVMLESAQPIQAWIDYDGDSGVLNVTVAPVYVADRPLRPLISTKLDLRPILREEMYVGFSSATGKLASSHYILAWSFRTNGLARSINLRRLPKVPKPRAALSKLVIIKLAAVACAGTLTLIAAAMAILFWLRKRAKLADTLEDWELKHPHRFAYKDLYKATKGFKASELLGAGGFGQVYKGVLRPRCGRDEVAIKRMSAGTTQGMKEFVAEIASLGRMRHRNLVELRGWCKHGQDLFLVYEFMPNGSVDAHLFGTDRRAPLLTWAQRFAVLGGVARGLLYLHEEWEHVVVHRDVKANNVLLGADMGARLGDFGLARLYEHGANHATTRVAGTLGYMAPELTVTSRATTATDVFSFGALLLEVACGRRPVVPPSEATDDSDVILVRWVRACGVDGDLLRAVDPRLEGCYDEGEAKLVLWLGLMCSQARPEARPSMRQVCRYLSGEEALREDAALVFSGADSVEFIGSSLSIAWSSGGTMSAGSVNGGR, via the coding sequence ATGATCGTGCCGCCCAGCTCTGCTCTATGTCTGTCCGTTCTGTTTCTCCTCGCGGTTTCATGCTCGGCCGACGATGTCGACTTCATCTACCAAGGGTTCCAGCACGCGAACCTGACCCTGGACGGCTCCGCGTCGGTGCTGCACGGAGGCGCGCTCCAGCTCACCAACGACAGCAACCGCCTCGTAGGCCACGCGTTCCACGGCTCTCCCGTGCGCTTCCTCGAGGTCGGCGGTGGCGGGAGGCCGCCGTCGTCGTTCAGCACGGCCTTCGTCCTCGACATCGTCACCGTCGGGAGCGGCGGCGGCCACGGCCTGGCCTTCGTGGTGGCCCCGTCCACCGTGCTTCCCGGGGCGTCCCCCGAGGTCTACCTCGGCGTCCTCGGTCCGACCACCAACGGCAACCCCGCCAACCATGTCCTCGCCGTGGAGTTCGACACCGTGTTGGACCTGGAGCTGAACGACACCAACGGCAACCACGTCGGCGTCGACGTCAACAGCCTCGTCTCCAACGTGTCGGAGCCTGTCGCGTACTACGCCGGCGGAAACGCCAAGGTGCCCGTGATGCTGGAGAGTGCGCAGCCAATCCAGGCGTGGATAGACTACGACGGCGACAGCGGCGTCCTCAACGTGACCGTGGCCCCTGTGTACGTGGCAGACCGACCTCTTCGGCCGCTGATTTCAACAAAACTCGACCTGCGACCGATCTTGAGGGAGGAGATGTATGTCGGTTTCTCCTCGGCCACCGGGAAGCTGGCGAGCTCGCACTACATCTTGGCGTGGAGCTTCCGGACCAATGGGCTCGCGCGATCCATCAATCTCCGGCGGCTGCCCAAAGTTCCGAAGCCGCGCGCAGCGCTTTCCAAGCTCGTAATCATCAAGCTCGCCGCCGTGGCATGCGCGGGGACACTCACTCTGATCGCCGCGGCCATGGCCATCCTGTTCTGGCTTCGAAAGAGGGCAAAGCTCGCTGACACACTGGAGGACTGGGAGCTGAAGCACCCTCACAGGTTCGCGTACAAGGACCTCTACAAGGCCACCAAGGGGTTCAAGGCAAGCGAGCTTCTTGGCGCGGGCGGCTTTGGCCAGGTGTACAAAGGAGTGCTCCGGCCGCGCTGCGGCCGCGACGAGGTGGCCATCAAGCGGATGTCCGCCGGCACGACGCAAGGGATGAAGGAGTTCGTCGCCGAGATCGCGAGCCTCGGGCGCATGCGCCACCGCAACCTGGTCGAGCTGCGCGGGTGGTGCAAGCACGGCCAGGACCTGTTCCTCGTCTACGAGTTCATGCCCAACGGCAGCGTCGACGCGCACCTGTTCGGCACGGACCGCAGGGCGCCTCTACTGACGTGGGCGCAGCGATTCGCCGTCCTCGGGGGCGTCGCCCGCGGCCTGCTCTACCTGCACGAGGAGTGGGAGCACGTGGTCGTGCACCGCGACGTCAAGGCCAACAACGTGCTGCTCGGTGCCGACATGGGCGCGCGGCTCGGCGACTTCGGCCTCGCGCGCCTCTACGAGCACGGCGCGAACCACGCGACGACGCGCGTGGCGGGGACCCTCGGGTACATGGCCCCCGAACTTACGGTGACAAGCCGTGCCACGACGGCCACCGATGTGTTCTCCTTCGGCGCCCTGCTGCTCGAGGTCGCGTGCGGGCGCCGGCCGGTAGTGCCGCCGAGCGAGGCGACGGACGACTCGGACGTGATCCTGGTGAGGTGGGTCCGCGCCTGCGGGGTCGACGGCGACCTGCTGCGGGCTGTGGACCCGAGGCTGGAGGGGTGCTACGACGAGGGGGAGGCGAAGCTGGTGCTGTGGCTTGGCCTGATGTGCAGCCAGGCTCGCCCGGAGGCGAGGCCCAGCATGCGACAGGTGTGCCGGTATCTGAGCGGCGAGGAAGCATTGCGGGAGGATGCGGCGCTCGTTTTCTCCGGCGCCGACTCGGTCGAGTTCATCGGGTCGTCGCTCTCCATAGCGTGGTCCTCCGGCGGTACCATGTCTGCCGGCTCCGTGAATGGTGGTCGGTGA